From Lonchura striata isolate bLonStr1 chromosome 3, bLonStr1.mat, whole genome shotgun sequence, one genomic window encodes:
- the ABRACL gene encoding costars family protein ABRACL: MNVEHEISLLVEEIRRLGTKNADGQVSVKFGVLFADEKCANLFEALVGTLKAAKRRKIVTYQGELLLQGVHDNVDIMLLQD; this comes from the exons ATGAATGTGGAACATGAAATTAGCCTCTTAGTTGAGGAGATTCGGCGGCTGGGGACCAAAA ATGCTGATGGACAAGTGAGCGTGAAATTCGGTGTGCTGTTTGCTGATGAGAAGTGTGCCAACCTCTTTGAAGCCCTGGTGGGGACACTTAAGGCAGCCAAACGACGGAAGATTGTCACTTACCAAGGAGAGCTGCTTTTACAGGGTGTTCATGACAACGTGGATATCATGCTGCTGCAGGACTGA